The sequence below is a genomic window from Chthonomonadales bacterium.
TCGGGGATGCAGTCAAGAAGGCTGCCCTCGGAGTCGGAGTCGATGGCGGGGTAGTAGAGCGAAATGTAGCCGTTGAGCGGCGAGTGCTTCTGACGCGTTGCCGTCTTGACGGCCGTGATGATCTGGCGGGTCACGCAGAGCTCGGCAAACGCCCGGAACCGTGCGAGGCGATCATCCCGGAAGTCGCGGATCGCCTTGTACAGGCCGATCATTCCCTCCTGTACCACGTCCTCGTGGTCGGCGCCCGCCAGGAAGTAGCTCCGGGCCTTGCTCTCGACGAGGTGGCGATACCTGGTGATGAGATGCTCGGTCGCCCGCCTGTTGCCTGCCCGCGCGAGCGCCACGACTTCCTCATCCGCCAGGAGCAGGTAACGCGAAGGGGCGTCGTGGCAGGTCGGCAGCATACACTATCCTTCCTACAGCGTTGGCTCGGGATGGCTCCGCTGGGGGGAACGCTGCGTCGCGCAGATCCACGCGGGACCTTCGGAGTTACTATAGACAACCCGAACAGTAATGTCAAGAGCTTTGGAGTGCGTTGTAACTGCTCAGGGAATATGTCCGGTGTTATTGCTCAGGGACTTTGTCCGCATGCTAATGGGTATGGGGACAATCACATTGAGCGTCAGACAACAGCGGCGTTTGGAGGTTTTGGGCAAGCTTG
It includes:
- the sigH gene encoding RNA polymerase sporulation sigma factor SigH, with amino-acid sequence MLPTCHDAPSRYLLLADEEVVALARAGNRRATEHLITRYRHLVESKARSYFLAGADHEDVVQEGMIGLYKAIRDFRDDRLARFRAFAELCVTRQIITAVKTATRQKHSPLNGYISLYYPAIDSDSEGSLLDCIPDERVVDPVDWLIDRRDPRLLQDTVRHALSELESRVLEYYLEGKSYREMSRALCCRTKCIDNALQRVKRKIGFLVPAEDQPP